From Geotalea uraniireducens Rf4:
TCCACCGGAGCGCACGTAGAGTTGCGCAAGAAGCTGTTGCAGGATTTTGAGGTGCTGGCCGTGGTTTCACTCCCTGCCGGAGTGTTCAAGCCCTACGCCGGTGTCAAGACCTCGGTGCTAGTCTTCCGTCGTCCCGCCAATCCGCCGGAGCAAGGCAAACCGGCCACTGCCAAGGTCTGGTTTTACGAGATCAAGAACGACGGCTACGACCCGGACAAGATCACTGGAGGCGGCCGACCTGAGACTCCAGAGCAGAACGACATCCCAACCATGCTGGTTGCCTGGGAAGGGTACAAGGCGGGCAAGTTTAGCCAGCCGCCAGGTGTGGAAGCGGGAACAGTCCTGAAACCGGGCAGCCCTGACCCAAAATGCTGGTGGGCTGATTATGAGCGGATTGCCGACTCCGATGCCAACCTGGGAGCCTCACGTTACAAGCCGACAGTGGGTGAAGATCTCTCGGATGAAGACCCAGCGGAGCTTATTCATGATGTTCTGATGCTTGAGAAGAACCTTGTGGATGGACTGGAAAAGCTGCTGCAAGAAGTGGGGTCTGTTTGATGAAGTGGCCGATGGTTGAAATATCACGGTTTTGCCAGACTGGCAGCGGTGGAACACCGTCTCGTAATAACGCTGGCGACTACTATGGCGGGAATATTCCTTGGGTAAAATCTGGAGAGTTGAACCAAGAATTTGTTTTGAATACCGAAGAACGAATAACCGAACTGGCCATAAAGGAAAGCAGCGCTAAAATTGTTCCGGCTGGCGCAATCCTCGTCGCGATGTATGGGGCGACAGTTGGGAAGTCAGCGCTTCTTGGCATAGATGCAGCAACCAATCAGGCAATCTGTAATATTATTCCAGACCCCGAAGCAGCAGATACCCGATATGTCTGGTATGCCCTTAAAAACCAGCTCCCATATCTCTTGGCTCAGCGTGTTGGTGGTGCTCAACCGAATATAAGCCAACAAATAATCAAGAATACTCAAATCCCACTTCCTCTTCTCTCCGAGCAACGCCGTATCGTCGAAATCCTCGACCAAGCCGACCACCTCCGCAAGCTCCGCGGCGAAGCGGATAAAAAAGCCGAGCTCATCCTTCCGGCACTATTCAATAAGATGTTTGGCGGTCCGGCGACGAATCCGATGGGGTGGCCGGAAATGCCACTTCGTCAAGTCATTGCAAAGGTTGAAGCTGGCTGGAGCGCCGTCAGCGAAGCCCGTGGATGCACGAAGGATGAATTCGGGGTTCTGAAGGTAAGTGCTGTAACCAGTGGACGGTTCCTGGCTTGTGAACATAAGGCGGTGCTTGTGCTTCAAACTGACAGAGGCCTCTTAACACCTCGTCGTGGTGACCTACTTTTTAGCCGAGCAAACACTCGTGAACTGGTTGCTGCTTCATGCGTTGTTGAGGATGACCACCCAAATCTGTTCCTTCCTGACAAGTTGTGGAGATTGATTCTTCATCCAGATCGTGCAACTGCGATGTATTTGAAAGAGTTGTTTTGGAACAACGGATTTCGAGACAGGTTTCGTGCTTCCGCTTCGGGTAGCAGCGGCTCCATGCTCAACATCAGCCAAGAGGCGATGTTGAATACAATTGCCCCAATTCCTCCGTTTAAGCTACAGGAAGAGTATTCAGCAAAGGCATGGAGTTTAGCTGCTATTGCGAAAGAACGTAGGCTGGCTGGGGATGCACTTGATACACTTTGGTCAAATCTTTTGCAACGCGCCTTCTCAGGCACCCTTACCGCCGCCTGGCGTGAGGCCCACATGAAGGAACTGCTGGCCGAGATGGAACAGCAGGCGAAATATCTCAACTGAGACAGGAGGGCTATGACATGGCAGCTAAAGTAACCGGCCCAAAGGCCGCTAGTAGTGCATCCAAGACCCTCACCAGCAAAGCCACCGCCCCTAAATCCAAGACCGGCGCAGCCAGTACATTGAGTCAGACTGCTGCTCCGAAGAAGACCACCTCTGCCCCAGCAGCATCGGCAGCTTCCAAGGTGCTCACCGACGGACGCACCAGCAAGACATCGAAAACTGCTGCCGCCAGTGCCCTGTCACAGCGGGAAAAAGCAAAGAAAAAATAGGAACCCACCATGCTCACAGCATTGCATCTCGGTAATTTCAAGGCATTTGCCGAAATCCAGAATATCCCGATCCGGCCCATTACCCTTATCTTTGGCCCTAATAGCGCTGGCAAGTCCAGCATCATCCACAGCTTGGCTCTGGCCCATGAGGCCAGCCGGAAGGGTGATCTGGATATCTTCCGCACTGAGGTTGGTGGTAGT
This genomic window contains:
- a CDS encoding restriction endonuclease subunit S encodes the protein MKWPMVEISRFCQTGSGGTPSRNNAGDYYGGNIPWVKSGELNQEFVLNTEERITELAIKESSAKIVPAGAILVAMYGATVGKSALLGIDAATNQAICNIIPDPEAADTRYVWYALKNQLPYLLAQRVGGAQPNISQQIIKNTQIPLPLLSEQRRIVEILDQADHLRKLRGEADKKAELILPALFNKMFGGPATNPMGWPEMPLRQVIAKVEAGWSAVSEARGCTKDEFGVLKVSAVTSGRFLACEHKAVLVLQTDRGLLTPRRGDLLFSRANTRELVAASCVVEDDHPNLFLPDKLWRLILHPDRATAMYLKELFWNNGFRDRFRASASGSSGSMLNISQEAMLNTIAPIPPFKLQEEYSAKAWSLAAIAKERRLAGDALDTLWSNLLQRAFSGTLTAAWREAHMKELLAEMEQQAKYLN